Part of the Sorghum bicolor cultivar BTx623 chromosome 1, Sorghum_bicolor_NCBIv3, whole genome shotgun sequence genome, TCAAATCGACAGGCTAGATGAATTTTTCATTAGCTGCAGAAGAAAGAGAACAGAATGCTACGTTGTACTTTTTTTATTGTTTGTTTCGTCTTATTTATTTGAGTTTACCAGCCGTATCTGTCTGCCATTCAGCAGTATCTCACATCAAATTAGCCAACAGTAACAAAGGGAATGTCGCACTAATGACGTCTAAGGGCATCTCCAACAACGAATGTCGCACTAATGACGTCCAAGGGCATCTCCAACCGTGTGACTTTTTAGCTAACTCATAGGACTCCATGCTAGCACTTTGCTCACGTGAAAGAGAGAGAAGATATTAAAAAACAATAGACTCTCAATTATCTCCACACCTATTTTTACTCACAGTACGACGCTATTTGTGGACCTGCTGATAAAGCAAGAGAGAAGGAGAAAAGAAGATGTACGATAAAAAGTCACTTATATATAGGGTTCACAAAATAAAGTGGTAGTGATATAGCATTGTATGAATTGAACTAGCTGCTACCTCACACTGTTGAGGACACTTTAATATCTATATAATACAATAAGAATGCTGGATAAGGCATGTTGCATTGTGTGCCTACAAGTACATATTTCCATCATACAACAGGGTGTAAACCAACAATTTAATAACTaaattaaaaatacaaaaatatattGGCATGCAGGCCACCTATATATTAGTTGTCACTCATCAAATACACCTAATTTGGCCACGTAATTACAGAAAACACCCGGCTCTTTCGCCTCAAAGTCTCAGGTGTTTTTCCGCAATAACGTGGTACATACAAGTACTTTTTTTGTCTCATATCATCAAGACACTAGACACCAACTCATATGAACGCCCCTAAAAAATTGTTCAGACGACTGCAAAAATCTTTCCACTTCACACCTACTATGCGTAGTACTGTACTATACACCAGGCTAGCTACCTGATTAGCTAGTTACCGTGATTCATACGTAGACGGCCGTCGTTGTCAAGGTGTAGGGGCGGTCAGCCCTGCACGGTGATGAGCAAGCTGGAGTCCTCGTCGCCATGCGATGCCGCAACCTTGGCATGCGGCCCCGTGTCTTTCTCTTTCcctccgtcgtcgtcgtctccgtTCACGACGGCGTCGCCGCCGGGCGCAGCAACTCCGGCGAGCACCTGCGCGAGCTCGGCTTGCTTGGCCCAGTCCGTGCGGGTGATCACCACGAGCATGACGGCGACGCAGGCGGCCTGCGCGGCCAGGAGGCCAAGCCAGAGGCCCCTGAAGCCCTGCCCCGCCCAGAACGCCAGCGCCACGGCCACGGGCGTGCCGACGCCGTAGAACGCGCCCAGGTTGATGTGCGCGCCGTCCTTGGGGCGCGCGCTGCCGCGGAGAACCCCACAGCCGGTGGTCTGCGGGCAGTTGCCGAGCTCGCACAGCCCGAGGATGGGCAGCACGGAGGCCGTGAGCGCCAGGATGGACGTGTCCGACGTGAACATGCGCGCCCACACGTCGCGCACGGACACGGCGAACAGGAAGGAGGCGAGGCCCTGGAGCGCGCTCAGCGCGAGCCCCGCGCGGGCcgcggcgcgcgcggcgcccgggcGGTTCGCGCCGAGCTCGTTGCTGACCCGCGTCGACACGCCGAAGCTGAGCGACGACGGGAAGATGTAGAGCAGGGACGTGGTCTGGATGAGCACCCCCATGGACGCCACGGTCGCCTTGGGGTCCGCCAGGAGACCGCAGAGGAGGATCATGATCTCGTACCACCACCACTCGAGGCACACGCTGGCGCAGCTCGCAACGGCGAGCCGGGCCAGCCGCATCCACCCGGTAACGTCCTTGAACAGCTTCTCGGAAAGGGTGAAGCCGCCGGTGGCGCGGTGCACGCCGGAAAAGTAGATGTaagcgaggaggaggagcacgaGGTTGAGGTTTGCCAGGGCGGAGGCGAGAGCGACGCCTTCGACGCCGAGGCCGAGGACGGAGACGAGGAGGTAGTTGATGGGGAGGTGCATGGCGACGGCGAGCACGGCGCAGGCAGTGAGCGGGAAGTTGATGGACTGGGTGCGGAGGTAGATGCGGAGAGGGTGGAGGAACGACTGGAAGAGAAGGTCCGGGAGGCAGAGGAGAATGTAGCGCTGCGCGGCGGCGGATATGGCGGCGTCCTGGCCGCACAGCAGGAGCAGCGGCTCCATGTGCGCCCAGAGGAAGGCGACGGGCACGGAGagcgcgaggaggaggagcaccaTCCGCTGCATGGTGGCGCCGACGAGGGGGAGGTTCTTGGCGCCCACGGCCTGGCCGCACACCGGTTCCATGCCCATGGCGAGGCCGGACAGGACGGAGTAGCCCGTGATGTTGCCGAAGCCGATGGCGAGGGACCCGCCGGCGAGGGCGAGCTCGCCGAGACGGCCAAGGAAGAGCATCGAGATCATCGGCCGCACGTAGAGTATGAGACCCGTCATGATCATCGGCAATGACAGACTCAAAATCGATGCGGCCTCGCTCGCCGCGCCCCTGGTCAACGACGGCCTGTCGTCTaagaccggcggcggcgggtccTTGCACGTTGTTGTCAAGGTCGTCGTCGATTCGTTCAAAACAACGACGACCGCGACATCCGGTGAGACGACGACCGCGCGGAGACGGTGGCCATCGTCCCCGACACCGCCGCCGTCCTTGGCATTGCACAGGCACGGCGGCAACAACTTGCCAACGAGCCCCTCACACATGGCGGCGCAACGCAAGCTCCGACTGCCGCTAGAGGCCGGAGGCGGCTTTTGcacgtgtgtgtgcgcgcggagGAGCTTTTGGAAGGAAACCAAACGAGGGGGGGTTTCAAACCCTAGCAAGCAGCTAAATTTATAGGCGGAAATGGATATGATCAGCTCGATGGAAATGAGAGAAGGGGGTTAACAAAAGATCCGGGGCTGGGATTAGTTTAGACGGGAGCTCTCGTCGTCTAGCTCCCGAAGTGGCTGCCTCCCCTGGCCTGCTGGCTCGATCTCCTCTGAGCCGGTCTTGGCCGGCCCCGGCGGATCACCACGTACGACGACGCGCGCGCACGGGGCGTTGTTGTATCGCGCGGCGCGTAGCGCTGGACGAGGACGAGGCTTCGGGAACGTACGCGCGGCGGCTCAGTTGGATCGCCCCCGGGTGTCTGGATGGAAGGGGACAAAACCAGCGAGAGAGGAGAGAGGGGTCCAAGGTTTTGAAGGCTGAAGGTGAGGAAAGGGGATGAGGGAGAAGGAGCAGGGTAGGACGGGTATTTATACACAGGATTTGAGGGGGGCATGCAAGAAGACTGCTAGCTACCATCTCATCATCTGTGTTGCCTAATTATTATGCAATTCATCGTGGATTACATTATTGGAGTCTACTTTATACGTTGATTTGGATAAATATTTCTATAACAAAAACAATAGTTTTAGAATTCGCTGTCGGGGTTATAAAGGCAGGAGAGAAGGGGGATAATATAATAGAGTCAATGCATGttctcttgaattttttttcgtCCTTCGCTTTATTGAACTTAACATAATAATATATGCATGGATTGAGAAGTTCAACTTTTGTTTCATCAGGCTTTGATGTCGTACTATTTTGTTGTTTGACCTTAGGCGTACAGAGGTGTACTCCCTCCAACTACAAATAATAAAGGCATGTTTGGATCATCTTTGCATTATTagactcaggattatgaatcgGATTATAATATAGTAAAATCCACCGCcggtctttgaacttggccggcGGTGTCATTTAGATCTCTAAACTTCTAAAGTGATATTTGTGAGTCTGTAAACTTGGCACACTGTGTCATTTAGATCCCTGAACTTTCAAGGTAATCACCACATGTTCCTAAATTTGGCCAGTGATGTCATTCTAGTCCTTGAACTTTCAAAGTGATCACCACAGGTCTCTAAACTTAGCAAGCGGTATCATCCCTATCCAAATATAGTCTAACCTACTCTATATAAGCTAACGTAAATCCAACATGTGTCAATTAATCAATCATTATTTATCTCATATTTAtcaggaaaatataaattatataaaataatttacatcaataaaaaacaaattaaagtAGTAAACTAATTTACAATAACAAATATATTAGCTTTAAACTAAAGTATAAAAATagtaaaattaattaaatatttgTATATCATTGATAGTATTACAAAATAATATTAAAATTCCTATAGTATTAAAAGTTTTCTCTATTAAAAGTTACTTCTAATATTAGTattattttaaaacttttaataATGTTATTATAGAAGTAACATTTAATAGTAGTATTATAGTACTAAAACTTTAATAGTAGTATTATGGTATTAAAATATTTAATAATATTGTGATAGTATTAATAACAGAGAAAAGTTAACCTTTAATAGTAGTATTATAGTATTAAAACTTTTAATAGTAGTATTATGGTATtaaaatatttaataataatgtgATAATATTAATAACAGAGAAAAGTTACTTTTATAATAACActattaaaattttaaaaataatactaaaattagAAGTAACTTTTAATAGAGAAAACTTTTAATACTATATATAGGAATTTTAATATTATTTTGTAATACTATCAATGATAtataaatatttaattaattttactATTTTTATACTTCAATTTAAACCTAATATATTTGTTGGTGTAAATTATTTTAAcactttaatttattttttgttgatataaattattttatataatttatattttcatgaTAAATATTAGATAAATAATGCTTGATTAATTTACACATAACAACTTATAGAGTAGGTTAGACCATATTTGGACAAGAATGATACCGCTTGCCAAGTTTAGGGACCTGCAGTCATCACGTTGAAAGTTCTGGGACTGGAATGACACCACCGGCCAAGTTTAGGGACATGTGGTGATTACCTTGAAAGTTCAGGGATCTAGATGACACTGTCTATCAAGTTTATAGACTCATAGATATCACTTTAGAAGTTCAGGGACCTAGATGACACCGCCAGTCAAGTTCAAGGACCGGCGGTGGATTTTGCTCATTATAATAATATGGATATTCAGCTATAAAAAAAATAGGCTGTTGGTATCTCTTATTATAGGCGCTGAATATAGGATTTGGTTTTGTGAGCACCTAGctagtatcatatttatttgtATGTTTGAGATGGATTATATAGGTTTATAATAATCTGCTGGTTGGATTGTTATACTCCTTTATCCTTATCCATCACCATAATCTAGGGTGTTTGGATGACCTAGAGATTATTCTATCAGATTACTACAATCCAAAGgtgatctaaacaagccctgatTAATTGGTGTTTAAGTTCCATAGAGTCTCAAACTAAACTTGCAAGttatatatatttgtatattGAGCTTGGATgtttgagcatgtacaactaaAACTGCAACTTATAACAGTATAGTTCATAACATTATGCTATTTTACGTGTTACAAATGTATTATAAGAATTAGTCTCCAAAAGATCTCTTATTCATGGCTAGAGAGTACAGAATTgtttatttctgttttccctctACATTATCAAACTTTGATAtgtaataatattaaaaatacacATCCAAAGACATattagaaaataaataaaatttatttcatgTTGTTCTCAAGAATTAATACTTTCCCTTTTAGTGAGTGGATCTTATAAGCAGACAAGATGTTGGCTAGTCTCCATGGGTTGTATCACACTCATTAATTATGGAGAAAATTTTCTATTTGGCCCTGAAAATATATCCTCAACTTGAGTTTTTCTTTCCTATTTAACATTTCCGTAAGTTTGGGTTGATAACAGTGTTAAGTCATATGTGAAAAGTCTATTTTACCCCTAGAAATTTTACCATTCATAATATTCCATGGTTGATATTGCTATCTTTTAGGAATATTTCATTTTACGCGTCAGGATTCAAATACATGGTATGTACTTCAAATCATAAGGTTGAAGATTATGAATGATCCTATTGAGAGCAAGGGAATATTAGGATGGAGTTAATAAAATATTTATGAACTACTTATATCCTATAACACTATCATGTTATTAATGATGTAATTTACTTTAAGTAACTTCACCGATACCTATGAAAATGTTATACATCATTTACCTTTTCATGACTTAACATACAAGTTTTAATAATATAATATGTAACTTGAGATGTCTGCAATCACATTATTTCTTTTGGTGGACTTTCATGAACTTAACTTGCTTCAAGGAGATAGTTATCTAATATTTTGATATTAAACATCTTTAATCTATTCGCAACCATCCTATCCAATATAATGTATGAATGAAGATATATACAAGTACTTTTAATTAAGGAACATTAAGCTAAGTAATGAAAATCttctaatgaagaaatttaGGTATGACAATGGATGTGTTATTTCATTAGAGAATAATTAATATGCCTCAAAATGTCAACTATTTATTTGACCACAAGGGAAACAAAGTCAGCTAAAGTCATTTTGTAGTAGTCTTTACTAGAGTAATCATGTGGGTTATGTATACCTTAGAACACATGCAAACCAATTGTAAGGAATAGTGGGTACTCCCTCCAGCCACAAACAAGTGATGTTTTCAAGTTGTATGAGGTCAACTAGTTAAGGAAGTGCTACTTTTACATGTTGAGTATGGCTATTTAGAAACAGTAAGAGTAcattttgtcttgaaaaatagttTGATAAAAAGTATGCATTTACTATACTTTTATATAGTTGAATTGTGGTAATAAAAGAATAGTCAAAGCTTCAAATAGTTGACTTTACAACTTTAAAACATCACTTATTTTGTGATGAGAGGGAGTATATCAATTCATAGTGTGAAGGCAGTGAAGTTGTTTCGTATCTCTACAGCCATCAACTTAcacacaagaaaaagaagaatacTATGCAAGATAGACTTGGAAACTCATTCAACTAGAAGAACACTCTACACGTTGTTGTAGGAACTACTGATTTGGAATAAAATTTAACTATTTATATAACTCTTAGAAAGAGATTAAATATTATAAATTAATGTTAGTGGATAACATGGCACGCTGATGTAGACAACTAAATATATGTTAGTGGATGATGTATCTCGCTGACGTGGATATCACAATTGCTTGTGCTAGTGGACTTTAATTGTAAGTATTAGAGTGCGCAGCAGAATTTGGCCCAGCTTGTTATGCCCACGAGCTGTCAGCCCCCGCCTTATATGTTGTGttcctccaccatcaattaccgATATGGAACTAAATCTAACAATCTCCTCTGTCACACATCGAGCCTAACTCTTCACATCACCTCCGAGAGCTCCCCCGTCACCATGTGACCTGTGAGATTTTTTAGGAGCTCCCCCGTCACCATATGACCTGTGAGATTTTTTAGGTTTTTCGGACCAtgggctctgataccacttgttagAGTCCGCAGGGAAATTCGGCCCAGCTCATTATACCCATGAGCTGTCAGCCCCTCGGGCCCAGATCCGCCAGAGCCCACAACATACCCAGACATTGGGCCTAACTCAACCAAAAGACTAGTCTGATAGGTGAGGGCTGCCCCCACCTTATATGTTGTGTTCCCCTACCATCAATTACAGATGTGGGACTAAACATAACAGTAAGTGATAGTGGACTGCTGAGGTGGACATCTTGCAtgttaaaataatattttagtgGAGGATATGTacaccaattaattattttaaaaCATTTCCAAATTTGCCTTTTAGTAAGATAAGTCCCATTTTGGTGAAAATGAGAAATGAACAGCCTGCAGACTGTATTTTTTGCAGCGACATCTAAACTTTTTTAGTCTTTCAACCTTTTTGAAGTATTTATTTTGACTTTTAATTATTCCCCTGGTTGGAGAATGTTACGTTTAATGTGAACTTACAACTAGACCACCTAAATTCAAGTCCTCGTCAAAGCAAACTTAGACACTTTTTTTGTTAACATTTATAAAGTCGTCTAGTTTTTCATAAATTTATCTAGTTTTTTATGCTAATAATGTCAATGCCGCGCAATAGGTGTTAGGCCTGCAAGACTTTGTCGGTGGGCAATCTTTCTGACTTTTGTGTTGGACGTACGAATTATCAATTATCTGACTTTGTCTGATTATTAAGAGGATGCGAGATCGATATAACTAGATCCAAGCTGACCTGTACGCCTCTCCAATTTGCTCTGTGGCTCATCATAGTACTTGAAATAACTTGTTTGTTAATGACGCTACCAGTGAAGTTTAACTTCAGTTAGCCTTGCCCCTTCAGGTCAACCACAGTAtgattcttctctctttttttttcgaaagatCCGTTACCGGCTTTCATTGATAAATGGAGAGAATAATAGTTACAAGAGCTATTTACAAGTTTTTGTGGCCTCGCAGTTTCTGGAGGCCACAACACCCCTACTAATTACAGACTAGATTACAAATGTAGAGGACCCTACTGGTCTTAGAAAGAAAAAAGTGCTACTCATGAGGGGTGAGGCCCTAAAGGTACAAACATTGGCAGCAGAGTTTGTAGGCCTGTATGATTCTTCTCTCAGGCCAGAACCACTCACAACTCAACTGTCTCATGCAAACAAGGCTGAGAAACAAGAGATCGAGGCATGCATGGCGTTCACATGAGTCGCAGATGCAGAGATGCTACTGCATCACCCGCTGTTGAGTTATAAATTAGTGCAGAAATAAATCAAAATAAATGCCTCTCGGGTAGTTTGTCTTTCACAGCAACTGTTTATGCAGCTAGCTCTCTCTAGACGACGATCACCAATCCAGAACACATCAACGCCTCGTACGACTGACCTGCGTGTTGGGCTGCCACTCGTGTGTCTCTGCGAGCTGTCATCTCGAGCTGACCAGTGACCATCGGATCGCCATGGACTAGTCTTCGGTCCTGGGTTCCCGGCCAAAATCGAGCAGAGCTTTCACCGTTGCCGAAATTTTTCACCTGGTTGCTAATCCACTGGCAAGACTCAGCCAACGAGCTGAAGCTTTGGCACCCATCCTTTTGACCGTTCCGAAAGCGTCAAGTCATGCTTCCAGCTACCCCGACTTTCTGCACGGATCTCACTGTTTCAGACTTAGTCAGATGTGGTGTGCTTAACAACAACGCTAAAAGAGTCTTTGTGATACATATGGATTGAGTTAGTGCAGTGCACACTTGGTTCTAGTTCTTGGGTACGGCAGTGTTTTCAGTGACGGTCCGATGGATGCCTAGCTACTTCCCGAGCATGTCAACCTTCTAGATAAGTAGACGGCGCCATTGGTCGTGTTCAACAGGTATGAAACTAGGAAGCAGtgaagatacttgttgatgtcTGATGTCGATCTCCTTTCAAAGAAAAAGATTGATGGGATTGGCATCAGTTGCATCCAAGGGAGCAGCAGACTACTAGAAGTCTGGCACAAAGATTTGCAGCAGGGTACATGGCTTCAGAAAGCGTTGAGCAACGCTGTGATAGGTTGAGACTTGAGAGTCTCTGCTGATCAGACACCTGTTGCTTGCTAAGTCTGATCAGGAAATTAAACATGGAGAAAAAACTGCGGTGAAACGTGTGCCACATGCTTGTCTCCCTCCACAGCGGGAATTGCGCGGACGCAACGCCAGCGCGTATGCCCTGCTTGCTGACGATGAACTACGCGTGATACAGAAAGTGCAGTCCTCCAGACATCAGGGGGAGACATGGAGGTCCAGTTCACATACATAGCACCCTTTTTATTCGTTGCGCCTTATTGAAAAATAACTTTAAATCCTGGGTTCAAACATTACTATGGTATATCAAGCTGTTATAAAGGAGCATATACAGTATTACAAATGTGACGGATGATTATTTGTATGTTGAATTTATTCGCCCGAATATGTAGTCGCTACTCTTGATAGGTGGAAACCTGAAAAGGTGTATAaatttgaagaggatgagaagcCACGGAAATAAAACTAGTTCAAATGTTAACCTAAGAGATGAGAACCTTGGTGGACATGCTTCACTGCAACAACTTTCCAAACACTGCACTAGTGTGTCAGGATTTGGGTCAAGAAAGAAAGCCACCTGGTACATCCAAAAAATTGTGTAAAGGCACATAATAATGCCTGAAATTAGTCGCAAAAAACATATGGTAGCTGAAATTCTTTGAGTAGGAACTTTGAGTAGGCAGAATATGTTCATATATGcaggtctttttttttttgcgagcatATGCAGGTCATATTTAAGGGCACACATTGGGCAAGGTTTTTGTCCTCGCTGCACAAGAAGGAAGTACAGGCGAACATTAAGTGAGCGCTCTTGGGACAACAATCCCGGAGATCTTCGCCAGACGTGGATGGATATCTCTGTGCTTAAGTATTTTTCCTCTTATATTTGGACCTAATTGCTATTTGTTGGTATATCGACCACAGCTGATGGATAGTACTTGGGATAATGGATGCTTGAGTGCATGCTTATGCAGAGGCCAGAATATAACTTATTCCTGCTTCTAAAGAAAAGTAAGTTATTATAAACTCACCGAATACCGCTCTTTACCGACTGCAACAAC contains:
- the LOC8062894 gene encoding protein DETOXIFICATION 49; its protein translation is MCEGLVGKLLPPCLCNAKDGGGVGDDGHRLRAVVVSPDVAVVVVLNESTTTLTTTCKDPPPPVLDDRPSLTRGAASEAASILSLSLPMIMTGLILYVRPMISMLFLGRLGELALAGGSLAIGFGNITGYSVLSGLAMGMEPVCGQAVGAKNLPLVGATMQRMVLLLLALSVPVAFLWAHMEPLLLLCGQDAAISAAAQRYILLCLPDLLFQSFLHPLRIYLRTQSINFPLTACAVLAVAMHLPINYLLVSVLGLGVEGVALASALANLNLVLLLLAYIYFSGVHRATGGFTLSEKLFKDVTGWMRLARLAVASCASVCLEWWWYEIMILLCGLLADPKATVASMGVLIQTTSLLYIFPSSLSFGVSTRVSNELGANRPGAARAAARAGLALSALQGLASFLFAVSVRDVWARMFTSDTSILALTASVLPILGLCELGNCPQTTGCGVLRGSARPKDGAHINLGAFYGVGTPVAVALAFWAGQGFRGLWLGLLAAQAACVAVMLVVITRTDWAKQAELAQVLAGVAAPGGDAVVNGDDDDGGKEKDTGPHAKVAASHGDEDSSLLITVQG